The following coding sequences lie in one Rutidosis leptorrhynchoides isolate AG116_Rl617_1_P2 chromosome 6, CSIRO_AGI_Rlap_v1, whole genome shotgun sequence genomic window:
- the LOC139851727 gene encoding ATP synthase subunit b', chloroplastic-like yields the protein MANMIMASSKTLITSPPTPIKSMASPSPQPPQSQPQKPLISFSPKTLTLAATTIATAIAATPLPSLAEEFEKAQLFDFDLTLPIIAAEFLFLMFTLDKLYYSPLGNFMDKRDSEIKEKLSSVKDTSAEVKQLEEQAAAIMRAARAEIAAALNQMKKETAGEVDAKLAEGRKKVEAELQEALVSLENQKLETIKSLDSQIAALSQEIVNKVLPV from the coding sequence ATGGCCAACATGATCATGGCTTCATCCAAAACCCTAATCACCTCTCCACCAACCCCAATCAAATCAATGGCATCACCATCACCacaaccaccacaatcacaaccacaaaaACCCCTAATTTCATTCTcccccaaaaccctaaccctagccgcCACCACAATCGCCACCGCCATCGCCGCCACACCACTCCCTTCACTCGCCGAAGAATTCGAAAAAGCACAACTTTTCGACTTCGATCTCACTCTCCCAATCATCGCCGCTGAATTTCTGTTCCTCATGTTCACACTCGACAAATTATACTACTCGCCATTAGGTAATTTCATGGACAAAAGAGACTCCGAAATTAAAGAGAAGTTAAGCAGCGTCAAAGACACGTCAGCAGAAGTAAAACAACTGGAAGAACAAGCGGCGGCGATTATGCGAGCTGCAAGAGCTGAGATTGCGGCGGCGTTAAATCAGATGAAAAAAGAAACCGCCGGCGAAGTTGACGCGAAATTAGCGGAAGGACGGAAGAAAGTTGAAGCTGAATTACAAGAAGCGTTGGTGAGTCTGGAGAATCAAAAACTTGAAACCATTAAATCACTTGATTCACAGATTGCTGCTCTTAGTCAAGAAATTGTCAACAAGGTCCTTCCAGTTTAA